The uncultured Pseudodesulfovibrio sp. genome contains the following window.
TTCCAGATCGTGTTCACGGCGGGCTTCGCGTCCATCACCCAGTACGCCATCTACGGCTTCATCTTCTACACCCTGGCCATGGGCATGCTCATCGGTTCGCTGCTGGGCATCCAGATCGGCGCGCTGGTGACCAAGATCGTGCCCGGCATCACCATCCGTGGTTTCTACGCCATGGCCGTGCTGGCCGGTTTCATGAACCGGATCTTCGCCCTGCCGAGCAAGCTGGCCGAGATGGACATCATCTCGCTTTCTCCCGGTATGGGGTCCGTGCTCAACACCATCGGCATCTGGGCGTTCTTCGTCGTCATCGGCGGATTCTCCGTCTGGGTGGTGGGGACCTTCCTGATGAACATTTCCAAGCTGAAGAGAAAGGAGGCCTAAGGCCATGATCTACAACAAGAAGGAATTCTACGGTGGAGCGGGACTGCTGGTGGTCTTTTTCGTGATCCTGTTCATGATGTTCCAGCCCATCTACCACGGGCATAACGGCATGCAGTTTCTGGACAACCTGTACAACTCCATCTCCAAGGGGTCCATCAACTACTCCTCGCAGTTGAAGGCGGACATGGCCCAGCTCGACGGCAAGGCCATCGATGTAACCCTGAATTATGGCACGGAGGTACAGGCCGCACAGTCCGTCGACCTGTTTGTCCAGGCTGGTGCCCAGGCTTCGGCCGAAGGCAAGAGTCTGCATCTCGCCGGTTCTCTCGGCGCGATACTCAAGAGCAGCCTGGATGACGCCCAGGTCATGTACGACAATGACGGTGATGCTATCCAGGCCAAGTACGGCATCGAACCGCGCCGGGTGCTGTTCAACTGGTGGACCTCGTTCAAGTTGATGAACAAGGCCCTGGGCAACCAGAAGGAGTTCGCGGCCGCCAAGGCGGTGGATACCGTCCAGACCAAGTCTGTGGAGGCCTCCTACAACTACTATGGCGTTCAGGCCCAGAGTATCACGGACGATATCGGCCTGGTCATCTTCTCCCTGGTCTTCTACGTGCTCTATACCCTGTGGTACGGATTCGCCATCCTGTTTGTCTTCGAAGGATGGGGACTCAAGCTCAGTCACTAAGTATCGGAATGCGCATCATACCCTAGCCCTGCGCGGTCCGGCGGCCACCCCCGGTCGCCGGACCGCGCCCCAATCCAAGAGGGGATTTACTCCTGGCCGAAATGTTTGTATTTCTTCATATGAGGAAGCGTGCATGAATCTCCAAAACTATTACGACACCGTCATGGAGCTGACCCACGGCATCGTGGTCACGCTCGATCTCGACGGGGGGATCATCCACGGGAATTCCGAACTGGAACAACTCTCTGGTTATCATCTTCAGGAACTGGCGGGCCGTGACTGGTTCGAAGTGTTCATCCCCAGAGACGAGCGCGAAGTGGCGCGGCGAGCCTTGCTGGAAAGCGTCCACGACAAGGGCGTGACCGCCTTTGCCGGGCGCATTCGGGCCAAGGACGGTGACACGGTTTACGTCAACTGGAACCTCAAGCCGCTGACCGACTCCAATGGCGAGATCGTCAGTCTGCTGTGTGTGGGCCAGGATGTCACCGATTTGGTCCTGCGCGAAAAGGGGCTGTTGCGCGAACGGTTCACGCTGGTCGAGCGCAACAAGGAGCTGAACTGCCTCTACTCCCTGAGCCAGCTCATGGGCGAAATCCATCGGACCCTGGACGACCTGCTGACCAGGGTGGTGGAACTGCTCCCGGCAGCCTTCCAGAATCCCGAGATGACGTATGCCCGGTTGCGCATCGGGCACAAAATTTACGAGACCCCCGGCTTCGAGGAGAGCGATTACATGCTCAAGTCCGACCTGGTGGTCAACGACGAGAAGCGGGGGTCGCTTTCGGTGGCCGTACGCAATGACGCGGCCCGGCCCGGATTTCTGGAGGACGAGCGCGACCTGTTCACCACCGTGGTTCAGCAGGTGGTCATTCTGGTTTCCAAGCGGGAGACCCGGCTGGCCAAGCAGGAGTTGGAGCGCCAGCTCAGGCAGTCGGACCGGCTGGCCAAGATTGGCCAGTTCTCGGCGGGCGTGGCCCACGAGATCAACGAGCCTTTGGCCAACATCCTCGGGTTCGCCGAACTGGCCCTGCAGACCCCGGACCTGCCCCAACAGGTGGCCACGGACCTGAACAACATCGTGGAGTCCTCCCTGCACGCCCGTGAGATCATCCGCAAGCTCATGTTCTTCGGTCGCCAGTTGCCGCCCCAGCCCGCGTTCATCGATTTCAACGACACGGTGGAGCAGGCTTTGCGCATCACCGAGTCCGGGGCCCGTCGCAGCGACATCGAGATTGTTCGGGAGTATGACCGTTCCCTGCCCAAGATCCTGGCTGACCCGCAGCACATGAAGCAGGTAGTGGTCAATCTGGTAGTCAATGCCATCCAGGCAATGGTCGACGGCGGCACGGTGACCATCCGGACCATCGGCCACGAGAGCGACGCCTATCTGGTTGTGGAGGACACCGGCCCGGGTATGCCTCCGGACGTGCTCAAGATGATCTTCACCCCGTTTTTCACCACCAAGGACGTGGACAAGGGTTCCGGCCTGGGGCTGTCCGTGATACACGGCATCGTCAAGGCCCACGGGGGATTCATTCAGGTGGAAAGCTCGCCGGACGGTGGGACAAGGGTGGAAGTCGCCTTTCCCTGCCATCTGCGCGACCCGGAGGATGAGCCATGAGCAGGACGGTCCGCATTCTCGCGGTGGACGACAGCAAATCGACTCTGGAGGTGCTCAAGCGCAACCTTGTGCCCGCGGGCTACGAGGTCTTCACCTGTGGACGGGTCGACGAGGCAGTGGCCCTGCTCGAGGAATTGGTCATCGACCTGGTCATCACCGACTACCGCATGCCATCGGCATCGGGGCTGGATCTGATCAAGCACGTGCGGGCCAACCTGCCGGACGTGGAAATCATGATGATAACCGGCTATCCGTCCATCCCCGGAGCGGTGGAGGCCATCAAGGACGGGGCAGGGGAGTATCTGGCCAAGCCGTTCACCACCGAGGAGTTGCTCACCTCCGTGGGACGCATCGTGGAGCGGTTGCAGCGCAGGCGGGTTCTGGCCTCGTCCGACACTCCGCCGGACAATTTCGGGATCATCGGCAACGCCCCTGAAATGGAATTGGTCTTTCAGCGCATCGGCAAGGCGGCGGCTTCGGATGCCAACGTGCTGATCAACGGCGAGTCCGGCACCGGCAAGGAACTGGTGGCCCGGGCCGTGCACTACAACAGCGACAGACGGACCGCGTCCTTCGTGCCGGTCAACTGCACGGCCATCCCCGACAGCCTGGTGGAAAGCGAGTTGTTCGGCCACGTCAAGGGCGCCTTTACTGGCGCCAAGGAGTCTCGGGCGGGCTTCTTCGAGGTGGCCAACGGCGGGTCCATCTTCCTGGACGAAATCGGCGACGCCAGCCCGACCATGCAGGCAAAGCTTTTGCGGGTCATCCAGTCCAAGGAGTTCTGCAAGGTGGGGTCGAGCATCGTCAAGACCGTGGACGTCCGCATCCTGGCCGCCACGCACAAGGACCTGCGCCGCATGGTCGGGGAGGGCTCCTTCCGCGAGGACCTGTTTTACCGGATCAACGTCATCGACATCAACGTGCCGCCTTTGTCCGAGCGCGGGGACGACATCCTCGTGCTCATCAACCATTTTCTGGCCGATTTTTCCAAGGCCATGCACCGCAGGCCGCCGATCATATCGGACGAGGCCCTGCACGCCCTGCGTCGATTCGACTGGCCGGGCAATGTCCGCGAGTTGGAAAACCTCATCCAGCGGCTGGTGGTTATCGTGGATCACGACACCATTGAAGTCACCGACCTGCCCGAAACCATGCGCTTCAGCCTGCCGCGAGAGGGCAGCGTCAACCGGACTCTGGAAGAGGTCGAACTCGAACACATCCGCAACGTCCTGGTCATGACCGGCGACAACAAGACCCGCGCGGCCGAAATCCTCGGCATCAACCGGAAGACCCTGAGGGAAAAACTCAAGCGCTTCGAAGGGATGACCAAGCCGGAAGAATAGCCTTCTCCTGCCGCCGAAAGCACAAATATCGGGGTTGACCCGGCCCGGTCCTTATGCGAAATGGCCGGACGGCGTTGACCTGTCCGCGCAGTCGGGTATGGTTCAACGGACAACCATATCCAAGGCGTATCATGGCTTTCAACGTTGAAAAATACATCAGCAGTCACATCCGGCACGGCCTGAAGGTCGGTCTGGCCAGTGTCCTGGCCTACGTCGGAGCGGAATGGATCGGCCTGCCCTACGGATATTGGGCGGTCATCACCACGGTCATCGTCATGCAGATGCACGTGGCCGACTCCATTCAGATGTGCCTGTACCGGTTCACCGGTACGGCCATCGGCGCGGGCATGGGCATCCTGATGATCCTCATCTTTCCGCCCACCCATTTCTATACTCTTATCGCGGTTTTCGTGGGCACGGGCATCTGCGCCTATCTGACACGATACGACGCGCGGTATCGAATGGCGGCCATCACCATGGCCATCGTCTTTCTTTCCAGTCTGGGGGCGGAGCACCGTATCGAGTATTCCCTGTTCAGGGTGGCCGAGATTGGCGTCGGCGTGCTCTGCGCATTCGTGGTTTCTGTTGCGGTCTGGCCAAACCGCACCACTTCGGTTTTGCTGGACAGGCTCTGCAAGCAGTATGATCAGGTGGCCGACAACGTCCTGCTGCTCATGGACAATTTCCTGCACCGCCAGCGTAAGACCGATCCTGACCTGTTCTTCGATCTGGCCCGCGAGGTCCAGGCCAACCGGGATCTGTACAACAAGATATACTCCACGGAGCGGCGGGTCTTTCGGGACGATATGGCCAAGCTCTCCCTGCAGGTCAACACGCTCAATTCCGTGGTGGAGCGCCTCCAGTCCACGCCTAGCCTGCTCAACGAGGTGGAAGGCGACGGATTCGACATCATCATGGCTCCGGAGTTGAATCTTCTGGCCCGCCACCTGGCCGTGGCCCTGCGCTCCATCGGCCGAGGCGTCCAGTATGACCCCCATCCCCTGGCCCGGGCCGTGGACGGCGTGGAGAAGCGTTTCATCGAACTGCGTGAGCAGGGTGTTATCGAACGATTCGAAGTGCGTCGCTATTTTCAGGTCATGAGCTTCATCAACACCGTCCAGCATCTTGGCGAATTCCTTCTGGTCGTCCTGAACAAGCCGCGTAAGGCAGAATAAACGATTCTATTTTGCAAGATCAGGAAGAGGCCCGTGGCAACACCGCGGGCCTTTTTTTTTGGGCATCACATCTTGGCGGGGGATGGGGGCGGTGAGAGGGTGAATGTGGACTCGGCTTGCAAAGCTCATATCGGATTTATGAGCAAGCATCGGTGCTCTGAGCCTTCTTGAGAGCGCAACTCAGGGCCAGTCGCTGCCCGGCAAGTTGGCAGATATCTGAGGATCAGCAGAGGGCGAAAATTGCGGGTTCAGACAAATTGAGGGCAGGATGCGAAATTTTTTTTCGCAACGTTCCGTCTATAATTTGTTGCAAAATACTTTTTTCTCGCCATTCAGGGAAGGTTATCTGGCCAAAAAAATAAAGTCGTGCGGCCTCGCTGAGTTAGTCGATGATTTGGCTCTCGGCTTGTGCGAAAAATCACATGCCGGTAAATAGAAACCATTTTCATTTTACGGCGGTGCAAGTGGTTCTCCCGATCTTTTTACCTGATCTGAAAAAGCACCGAATTTCCCGGTATTGCGTGATTCAACAGACAAAAAACACCGGCTTTGCAATTAAAAAACCAATGCATATTAACGCATTGTCAGTATTTAACGCAGTGGTGCAATTGTCGTTTGCTCTGGCATGTTTTCTGCTAAAAACGAACTGATTGATTAATCAATCTGGACGTGCTAGCCCCTGCGCGGAAAATCGGGCGAAAGGCGGCCCGATTGAAAAAGAAACAGCTACTCGAGCGAGGATTGACCAGTTGCAAAACAGATACTTGATCATTTCGGCAGTCGTTGCGCTTCTTTTTGCGGGCGCTGTGGCCGGCTATGCCATTCCGGAAGAGAAAGAGGATGTTCCCGCCCGGATCATCCTGGACAACACCGGTGGACGGGTCGTGTTTTCACACCGCACCCATGTAGAAGACTACAGTTCCGACTGCGCGGACTGTCATCATGACGGACTTGAAAACGGGGAGTACCTGCCGTGCGGCGCTTGTCACCCCGCAGAGTTCGATGAGACGTTCCGCCGCGAACACCAAAAATCGTTTCCGGACAAGGAAGCCTGCGTGCGCTGTCACGGCGACGTGCCCACAGGCCCTCTTACCGAGGACGAGCAGCCGGATATCGAATCCATCCCAACCCGTGGCGAGGCCTTTCATTCCCTGTGCATGAACTGCCACGAGGAAAACGGCGGTCCTTACGGGGAAGACGCCTGCTACCAGTGCCACGCGAGGTAACCAATGCTTAAAATACACTACTCACTGGACCAGAAGCCGGCCGACGCCATCAGGGATCTGGAAGCTCCCGAGTTCCTGAATATCTCGGTGCGCAATCTTGTCCTGAAAACCAAAAAGGGCAGCGTGCTGGCCAAGGGCGACCTGGTCGCCGAGCATCCTTCCCCGGGCGGCGGCGCCTGCCATGCGGCCCTGAGCGGCAAGGTCAAGGCCGTCAACTACCACAGCCTGACCGTGCAGTGCACCGGCGGCGACGAGACCGTGGATCCCGTGGACGTTGCGTCCATGGGCAAAGGCTCGGAACTGTTGCGCGCGCTGCAGGAACTGGGTGTTGACGTGGCTCCGTTGACCGGCAGCGCCGAGGTCCTGGTGATCAACGCCCTGAACCCGGAGCCGGGTGTTTCCGTGGCCCAGCAGCTTCTGCGCGACGGCGGCGAGGAGCTTCGCGCCGGGCTGGACATGGCCCGCAAGCTGCTTTCTCCGGCCCGCGCCATCCTGGCCGCTCCCAAGGGCGAGAATGTCTCGATCCCCGGAGCCGAGACCGTTGGCATCCGGGCCAAGTATCCATACTCCCTGGACGCCCTGGTGGTCCGTACCGTGACCGGCAAGGAGTTCCCCGAGCATACCCGCGTGATAAACGTCATGGACCTGTACGATCTGGGCAAGGTGGCCCTGACCGGACTGCCCATCACCGAGACCTTCATGACCATCGACGGCCACAACTATCGGGTACCCGTGGGCACCCCCGTGCGCCATATCCTGGAGACTCTCGACCTGAAGGCGGCCCCGGGCGACACCATAGTCCTGGGCGGACCGTTCAGGGGCGAATCCATCTACAGCCTCGATCAGGGGGTGAAGAAGGAGGACTACGGCATGTTCATCACCTCCTCGGACGCCATCCCGGAGGTGCAGGATGCCGCGTGCATGAACTGCGGCGAATGCGTCCTGCAGTGTCCGGCGCGGGTCCAGCCGCATCTGATCAGCCGCTACGCGGAGTATGAACGGTTTGAAGAGGCCGAAAAATACGGCCTGAACAGCTGCTTTGAGTGCGGCCTGTGCGCCTTCAACTGTTTCGCCAGACGGCCGCTGCTGCAGTACATCCGTTTCGCCAAGGCGCAGATCCGCGCCAAGGGGCAGGGGAACCAGGCGTAAGCCGGGCTCCGATACAGACAGATCGACAACACAAGAGAGAGATACACGATATGAACCCTCCCATTCTCAAGGCGATGTCCGACATTTCGCTTCGCCTGACGGTCTCGCCGCCGCCCCACTGGCGTAGCGGACGGACCATTCAGGGCATGATGCAGGCGCACCTGCTGGCCCTGGCTCCGGCCGCGGTCATGGCGGTGGTCATGTATGGCTTCCGAGCCTTTGCGGTCATGGGCATGGCCGGAACCGCCGCCGTGCTGACCGAGGTCGTCTGCCTCCTGCTCCAGAAGCGGGACGTGGACGTGGACAACTATTCGGCCCTGTACGCGGGCGTGCTCTTCGCCTTTCTGCTTCCGGCCACCGCACCGTGGTGGCTAGCCGTCATCGGCGGCATGCTGACCATCGCTTTGGGCCGGACCATATTCGGCGGCTTCGGCTGCAACCCGGTCTGCGCTCCGCTGGTTGCCTGGGCCGTGTGCCGGTTCTCCTGGCCCGCGGCCATGGACATCGACCTGAACCTGGCGGCCTACATGGCCAACAGCCCGGTGGATCAGCTCATGCACTTCGGCGTGTCCAGCCTGGGCCAGTTCGACTACATGGACCTGTTCATGGGACGCGGACTCGGCGGCCTGGGCTCTTCCCAGGTTGTGGCCCTGACCGCTGGCGGCCTGTTCCTGCTGGCCTCCCGCTGGATCCGTCTGTTCATCCCGGTGGGCTTTCTGATCGGCGTTGCCGGTACCGCAGCCATCTACTGGACCATCGATCCCACGGCATATGCCGACCCCATGTTCCACCTGCTGGCCGGCAGCACCATCTTCGGGGCGTTCTTCCTGGCCCCGGACACCGCCTCCAGCCCGGTTGGCAAGGTCCCCCAGACCGTGTTCGGCCTCATCGCCGGGGCCATGGTCGTGATCATCCGCACCTACGGAGTGTATCCCGACGGCGTGCCGTTCGCCATCATGGTGGCGAACCTGCTCAGCCCGTTGCTGGATCGTCTCCGTCCCAAGTTCTTCGGAGTCAGATAGCCATGCGTGAAATCATCAATATGATCGTGGTCCTGTCGCTCATCTGCGCGGCGTCCGGCACTCTGCTGGTCAACCTGAAGCGGGCCACCAAAGACCAGATCGAACAGCAGGTGCTCGTCAACGTCCAGGGCCCGGCCCTCATGTCCGTGCTCAAGGGTTGTGACAACGACCCCATTGCCGAGCGCAAGGTCGTGGACGGCGTAACCGTGTTCCCCGCCAGGCGTGCGGGCAAGCTCGTGGGCGTGGCCTTCGAGACCGCCGCCGCCGGATACTCGGGCGATGTCGGCGTCATGGTCGGGTTCGACCTGGATGCCGACAAGCTCATCGGGATCGGCATCACCACCCAGACCGAGACCCCCGGCGTGGGCACCCGCATCATGAAGCCCGCCTTCCTCAAGCAGTTCAAGGGCCACAAGGTCGATTCCCTGGCCCTGAGTTCCAAGGGCGGCGATATCGACGCCGTGGCCGGGGCGACCTATTCGTCCACCGGCGCGGTGGACGCGGTGCGCAAGGCCTTAACCGTCTACAAGGACATCAAGCCGCAGATCGCCGACCTCTGGCCGGCGTCTTAGGGAGCAATACATGAGTTCCATCAAGAAGGAGTTCCTCAAGGGATTGTGGGACGAGTTGCCGCCGTTTCGCGTGGTGCTGGGCCTGTGCCCGACTCTGGCCGTAACCTCCACGGCCGAGAACGGCCTGGGCATGGGCGTGGCCGTGCTGTTCGTCCTGACCCTGTCCAACGCGATCATCTCGGCCATGCGCAAGATCATCCCGTCCAAGGTTCGCATCGCCTGCTTCATCGTCATCGCGGCCTCTCTGGTCGTGGCGGTGGAGCTGCTCATGCAGGCCTACACCTATTCGCTGTACCAGAAGCTCGGCATCTTCGTGCCGCTGATCGTGGTCAACTGCATCATCCTCGGCCGGGCCGAGGCGTTCGCTTCCAAGAACGCGGTCCTGCCGTCCATAGCAGACGGCCTGGGCATGGGACTGGGCTTCACCCTGTCCCTGACCTTCCTGGGCGCGTTGCGTGAAGGACTGGGCAGCGGCACCATCTTCGGCGTCCCCGTGGCCTGGGAGACCTTTCAGCCCGCGCACTTCATGGTCATGGCCCCCGGCGCATTCGTCTGCCTGGGCGTGATCCTGGCGGGCATGAACGCCTTCAACCGGTATTTGAGCCGGAAGAAGGGTGAGCCGCTCACCGAACCGCAGAACGCGGCCTGTGCCTCCTGCGCCGGCTGCAACCTGTGCATTACGGGCAAGAAGGAAGGGTAGTCATGGATTACTTTATGCTCTTCGTCTCGGCGATCTTCATCAACAACATCGTCCTGGTCCAGTATCTGGGCACCTGTCCGTTCATGGGCACGTCCAAGTCCACGGACGTTGCCATCGGCATGGGCGCGGCCGTCATCTTCGTCATGCTCATGGCCACGGCCTTCACCTGGCCCCTGCAGCATTACGTGCTGACGCCGTATGGCATCGGCTACCTGCAGACCATCGTGTTCATCCTGGTCATCGCCTCCCTGGTCCAGTTCGTGGAACTGTTCCTGAAGAAGGTCATTCCGCCGCTGCACGCCTCGCTCGGGCTGTTCCTGCCGCTGATCACCACCAACTGCGCCGTCATGGGCGTGGCCATCATGGTTCAGCGCAGCAACTATTCGTTCGTCAAGTCCATGGCCTTTTCCCTGTTCTCGGGCATCGGCTTCCTCCTCGCGCTGGTGATCATTTCCGCCATCCGCGAGCGTCTGGACATCTCACCGGTTCCTTCGGTCTTCCGAGGCATCCCGGTGGCGCTCGTCACGGCGGGCATAATGTCTCTGGTCTTCCTGGCTTTCCAGGGCATGGCCGCTTAACCGATACAAGCTCAAGGAAGCAAACATGGTAGCTTCATCCATACTGGTTCTGTTTCTCCTGGGGTTGACCGCGGCGGCCGTTCTGGCGGTGGCTGCGCGCGTACTCCACGTCAAGGAAGACCCCCGCGTGGTCAGCGTCGAGGCCTGTCTGCCCGGCGCCAACTGCGGCGGTTGCGGATATCCGGGCTGCTCGGCTGCGGCCACGGCCGTGGTAAACGGCGACGCTCCCCCTGAACTCTGCGTGGCGGCCAACGTGGAAACCGCCACCCGTATCGCTGCGATCATGGGATCCGAAGTGCAGTTCAAGGAGCCCAAGGTGGCCACGAACATCTGCAGCGGCGGCTCTCGGGCCAACCTGCTCTTCGACTACAAGGGCGTGGAAGACTGCCGCGCCGAGGCCTTGCTCTACGGCGGCGAGAAGTCCTGCGGCATCGGCTGCATCGGGCTGGGCACCTGCGTCAAGGTTTGCGGGTTCAACGCCATCCGTTTGAGCGACGCCGGACTGCCTGTTGTCGACTGGAACGCCTGCCGGTCCTGCGGCAAGTGCGCCGAGGCGTGCCCCACCGGGGCCATCCGCATCTCCAGCGTGGCCAGCGTGCTCCTGCACCTCAACCAGACCAACGATTGTCTGGCTCCGTGCATGCAGAAGTGTCCGGCCCAGATCAACGTGCGTCGCTACATTCAGCAGCTCAAGCAGGGCGACATGCGCGGCGCGCTGATCACCATGAAGGAGCATAACCCGCTGCCTCTGGCCGTGGGCCGTGTCTGTCCCGCTCCGTGTGAAAACATCTGCCGTCGCAAGATCGTGGACGAGGGCGTGGCCATCCATACCCTGCACCGTTTCGTGGCCGACTGGGAGATGCAGAGCGGAACCCGCGTGAACCTGCACTGCAACCCGCCCAGCGGGCACAAGGTCGCGATCATCGGCGGCGGCCCCGCCGGTTTGTCGTGCGCCTACTTCCTGCGCCGCGTGGGGCACGAGCCGGTCATCTTCGAGAAGCGCGAGCACATTGGCGGCATGATGCGCGGTGTCATCCCCGAGTATCGCCTGCCGGCCAAGGTCGTGGACTGGGAGGTCCAGACCATTCTCAATCTCGGTGTGGAGACCCGCACCGGCGTGGCTTTCGGCAGCGATGTGACCCTGGCCGACCTGGAGAAGGAAGGCTTCGAAGCGATATTCATCGCCACGGGTGCCTGGAAGGTGCCGCCGCTGGGTATCGACAACGACGATGCCGAGGGCGTTTTGGACTCGGTTTCGTTCCTGCACGGCGTGGGGCAGAAGTACACCGACCTGCGCGGCAAGACCGTTGTCGTCGTGGGCGGCAGCAACACGGCCATGGACGTGGTCCGTTCCGCTGCGCGTCTTGGCGCCGAGGTCATCGCCCTTGTGCCGAGCATCCAGCGCAAGATGACCGCCAACAAGGATGAGGTCCAGCGCGCCGTGGAGATCGGCGGGGATCTTCGTTATCTGACTGCGCCCCTGGCCATCGAGACGGTGAACGGCGCGGTCAGCGGCGTGACCTATTGCGACCTGGCCTACGACAACCCCGAGAAGCCCGTTGGCGAGCCCAAGCCCGTGTCCGGGACCAAGGCGTTTGTCGAGGCCGATCTGGTTATCGCGGCCACGGACCGCGTGTTGGACGAGGCTCCGCTGTGCGACGCCGATGGCAAGCTCATGTTCAAGAAGGACAAGAAGACCGGCGGGATAAGCGCCAACCAGACCACGTTGCAGACCGACATCCCCAACGTGTTCGTGGGCGGCGAAGTCCATACCGGGCGCAGCATCCTGATCCAGGCGGTGGCCGACGGCCGTCGTGCCGCCCGGGCCATTCACTTCCACGTGACCGAAGGGGCCGTGCCCGAACCGGACAACCAGCAGGTTCAGGTCATTCCGGAATCCATCCTCAAGGACATGCGTGTGACCTACTCCATCCCCAGGGTGCAGGAGCCCCTGATCAGCATGGATGAGCGCAGGCATACCTTCAAGGAGGAAGTGGCCGGTTCCATCGCCTATGAGACGGCCCGCAAAGAGGCGAGCCGTTGCCTGCGCTGCGGTCTGACTTGTTACGACGCCGACGCCGGGGCCGAATACACCCGGGACGAGGACGTCAAGGTCATCAACGCGCCGGGCGGAGAGTAGGCCGGACCTCTATATGATCTTCTGATCAGTCCGCTCTATGCCTTCCCTTTGAAGAGCGTTCCCCTTTTCGCTCCAAGGGTAGGCGCATAAAGCCACAGCCCCGGAAACCATATGGTTTCCGGGGCTGTTCTCGTTCTGTTCCCGTGAAGTGTTCGGATCGTTTAGCGTTCCAGGTAGGTGTACCCCCGCAGGCCGTTCTTGTAGGCCTGGAGGATTTCACGCCGCTGGGCCGGGGTGATAAGCCCGTTGCGTACGCTGGCCTCCGCGGTCTCGCGGAAGCGGGTCAGCAGCGCCTTGGTGTCGTATTCCACATAGGACAGGACGTCCTCCACGCTGTCGCCTTCCAGTTCGCCCACGAAGTCGAACT
Protein-coding sequences here:
- a CDS encoding FAD-dependent oxidoreductase, which translates into the protein MVASSILVLFLLGLTAAAVLAVAARVLHVKEDPRVVSVEACLPGANCGGCGYPGCSAAATAVVNGDAPPELCVAANVETATRIAAIMGSEVQFKEPKVATNICSGGSRANLLFDYKGVEDCRAEALLYGGEKSCGIGCIGLGTCVKVCGFNAIRLSDAGLPVVDWNACRSCGKCAEACPTGAIRISSVASVLLHLNQTNDCLAPCMQKCPAQINVRRYIQQLKQGDMRGALITMKEHNPLPLAVGRVCPAPCENICRRKIVDEGVAIHTLHRFVADWEMQSGTRVNLHCNPPSGHKVAIIGGGPAGLSCAYFLRRVGHEPVIFEKREHIGGMMRGVIPEYRLPAKVVDWEVQTILNLGVETRTGVAFGSDVTLADLEKEGFEAIFIATGAWKVPPLGIDNDDAEGVLDSVSFLHGVGQKYTDLRGKTVVVVGGSNTAMDVVRSAARLGAEVIALVPSIQRKMTANKDEVQRAVEIGGDLRYLTAPLAIETVNGAVSGVTYCDLAYDNPEKPVGEPKPVSGTKAFVEADLVIAATDRVLDEAPLCDADGKLMFKKDKKTGGISANQTTLQTDIPNVFVGGEVHTGRSILIQAVADGRRAARAIHFHVTEGAVPEPDNQQVQVIPESILKDMRVTYSIPRVQEPLISMDERRHTFKEEVAGSIAYETARKEASRCLRCGLTCYDADAGAEYTRDEDVKVINAPGGE
- a CDS encoding RnfABCDGE type electron transport complex subunit A translates to MDYFMLFVSAIFINNIVLVQYLGTCPFMGTSKSTDVAIGMGAAVIFVMLMATAFTWPLQHYVLTPYGIGYLQTIVFILVIASLVQFVELFLKKVIPPLHASLGLFLPLITTNCAVMGVAIMVQRSNYSFVKSMAFSLFSGIGFLLALVIISAIRERLDISPVPSVFRGIPVALVTAGIMSLVFLAFQGMAA